In a genomic window of Enterobacter asburiae:
- the opgB gene encoding phosphatidylglycerol--membrane-oligosaccharide glycerophosphotransferase — protein sequence MSEFISLILFLASVGVYAWKAGRNTWWFIATLVVLGIFIILNITLYASDYFTGDGINDAVLYTLTNSLTGAGVGKYILPGLGLIVALVTIFGALAWVLRRRRHLPHHHGYSLLALFLALASVDASPAFHQITELVKSQSRDGDPDFVAYYKEPSKTIANPKLNLVYIYGESLERTYFDNDAFPNLTPDLGALKNEGLDFSHTMQLPGTDYTIAGMVASQCGIPLFAPFEGNASASMSTFFPQNICLGDILKNSGYENYFMQGANLRFAGKDVFLKSHGFDHLYGSEELKTTVADPTYRNDWGFYDDTVLDETWKKFEELSRAGKRFSLFALTVDTHHPDGFVSRTCKRKSYDVDGKNNKSFSAVTCSQEHIAALVEKIKTSPWFKNTVIVVSSDHLAMKNSAWDQLNKQDRSNLFFVLRGDKPQQETIATKRNSMDNGATVLDILGGDNFIGLGRSTLSGQSLSEVFLNMKEKILAWKPDIIRLWNFPKEMKDFTIDRDKNTVAFSGSNFRLPLLVRVSDSRVEPLPESEYSAPLRFQLADFAPRDNFVWIDRCYKMGQLWSQPLALSTDWCVSQGQLGGEQNVQHVDKAQWKGKTAFKDTVIDTARYQHNIDMLKIVDNDIRYKADSFIFNVAGAPEEVKQFSGISRPESWGRWSNAQLGNEVKIEYTHPLPEQFDLVITARAYGPNANKPVPVRVGDEEQTLTLGNDVSTHTLHFTNPSRSNTLVIVPPDPQSTNEGNILGHSPRQLGIGMVEIKIVSKQG from the coding sequence GACGGGCGCGGGGGTGGGTAAGTACATCCTTCCGGGGCTGGGGCTGATCGTGGCGCTGGTGACGATTTTCGGCGCGCTCGCCTGGGTGCTGCGCCGCCGTCGCCATCTCCCTCACCATCATGGCTACAGCCTGCTGGCGCTGTTCCTGGCGCTGGCCTCCGTTGATGCCAGCCCGGCGTTTCATCAAATTACCGAGCTTGTGAAATCCCAGTCGCGTGACGGCGATCCGGACTTCGTGGCTTATTACAAAGAGCCGTCAAAAACGATCGCCAACCCGAAGCTCAATCTGGTCTACATCTACGGTGAAAGCCTGGAGCGTACCTACTTTGATAACGACGCGTTCCCTAACCTGACGCCGGACCTGGGCGCGCTGAAAAATGAAGGTCTCGACTTCAGCCACACCATGCAGCTGCCCGGCACGGATTACACTATCGCCGGAATGGTGGCTTCCCAGTGCGGTATCCCGCTCTTCGCGCCTTTTGAAGGCAACGCCTCCGCTTCAATGTCGACGTTCTTCCCGCAGAATATTTGCCTGGGCGATATTCTGAAAAACTCCGGCTATGAAAACTACTTTATGCAGGGAGCAAACCTGCGCTTTGCCGGAAAAGATGTGTTTCTGAAATCCCACGGTTTTGACCACCTGTATGGCTCGGAAGAGTTAAAAACGACGGTTGCCGATCCGACCTACCGCAACGACTGGGGCTTCTATGACGATACGGTGCTGGACGAAACCTGGAAGAAATTTGAGGAACTGTCCCGCGCCGGGAAGCGTTTTTCTCTCTTTGCGCTGACGGTGGATACCCACCATCCGGACGGGTTCGTCTCGCGCACCTGTAAGCGCAAAAGCTATGACGTGGATGGCAAAAACAATAAGTCTTTCAGCGCCGTGACCTGTAGCCAGGAGCACATCGCCGCGCTGGTCGAGAAAATCAAAACCTCGCCCTGGTTTAAAAACACCGTCATCGTCGTCTCGTCCGATCATCTGGCGATGAAAAACAGCGCGTGGGATCAGCTCAACAAGCAGGACCGCAGCAATCTGTTCTTCGTCCTGCGCGGCGACAAGCCGCAGCAGGAGACGATCGCCACCAAGCGCAACTCCATGGATAACGGCGCGACGGTGCTGGACATTCTGGGCGGCGACAACTTTATTGGCCTTGGACGCAGCACGCTGTCCGGACAATCCCTGTCGGAGGTCTTCCTCAACATGAAGGAGAAAATTCTCGCCTGGAAGCCCGACATCATCCGCCTGTGGAACTTCCCGAAAGAGATGAAAGACTTCACCATCGATCGGGATAAAAACACCGTCGCCTTCTCCGGCAGCAATTTCCGTCTGCCGCTGCTGGTACGCGTGTCGGATAGCCGCGTTGAACCGCTGCCGGAAAGTGAGTACTCCGCGCCGCTGCGTTTCCAGCTGGCCGATTTCGCCCCTCGCGATAACTTCGTCTGGATCGACCGGTGTTACAAAATGGGCCAGCTCTGGTCACAGCCGCTGGCGCTTTCTACCGACTGGTGCGTCTCTCAGGGGCAGCTTGGCGGGGAACAAAACGTGCAGCATGTTGACAAAGCCCAGTGGAAAGGCAAAACCGCCTTTAAAGATACGGTGATTGATACGGCTCGCTATCAGCACAACATCGACATGCTTAAAATCGTCGACAACGACATTCGTTATAAAGCGGACAGCTTCATCTTTAACGTGGCCGGCGCGCCTGAAGAAGTGAAGCAGTTTAGCGGCATCTCCCGTCCGGAGTCCTGGGGACGCTGGTCGAACGCGCAACTGGGCAACGAGGTGAAAATTGAGTACACCCATCCGCTGCCGGAACAGTTCGACCTGGTGATCACAGCCAGAGCTTACGGGCCCAACGCGAATAAGCCCGTGCCGGTGCGCGTGGGCGATGAAGAGCAGACGCTGACGCTTGGTAACGACGTAAGCACTCACACGCTGCATTTCACCAATCCATCGCGCAGCAATACTTTAGTCATTGTGCCGCCAGATCCGCAGTCCACCAATGAAGGGAATATTCTCGGCCACTCACCCCGCCAGCTCGGGATTGGCATGGTCGAAATCAAAATTGTCAGCAAGCAAGGCTAA